A window from Dermacentor albipictus isolate Rhodes 1998 colony chromosome 10, USDA_Dalb.pri_finalv2, whole genome shotgun sequence encodes these proteins:
- the LOC135921456 gene encoding PE-PGRS family protein PE_PGRS47-like → MKFLSLTAVVVGLLSRQVIGGQQFSSFSKEFGSGSLGGGFGGSSLSSGSGFGGGYGSGYGSGSGSGSGLSGYGGNGGLWGNSYGGLYGNSPFSIWRRFTAPLMLSSGSGGSWGNIYNGYGSSPFSYWSTPVYVLGLFSVPRGGSPGVTGQWGLPRAGSPLTWFTWGNPRDIISARTPSVFQGPSGSGAFPRPWGRTSAPQGGLYGVPGGIIGTGGYGQQWGQGGQGDSEVQNEPQGGLSGLGGFSGLFGSGRQSGYGRPNGQQRGFSGFGGLGGLSVYGGQSGMGGLRGQQGELGGSGGLGGMSGDFGESDYDGLSGQGSSGGVGSGLFGWGSRSGGLGSSGSGSYGRQRGLGGSSGGRGGLGGLGSSGQSWSSSVGSDNGWGPSSQGSSFGSSSGLSGRNNQGSGYTWLFSGLGGRQGSAGQLGSVGSGFGGLGGFGGSSECWLSRATGLSQRQLLRLYRKYRKSGARGTFTEYLRRRGYLGGFIGGPSFGGRQGSGGRRGDGSSFWYWSSEPTYRYTWGIPLGTSGSSQGSSSGRSSFGGLSGLPSIGYGSSSSGVGGSVGGSNSWNSGAGSGGQQQGEDGQQKVLLK, encoded by the exons ATGAAGTTCCTCAGTCTCACTGCCGTGGTCGTCGGCCTCCTGA GTCGCCAGGTCATCGGAGGCCAGCagttttcaagcttttcaaaagaATTCGGTAGCGGTTCGTTGGGAGGAGGGTTTGGAGGAAGCTCACTGAGCAGTGGAAGCGGCTTCGGCGGTGGATACGGCAGCGGATATGGCAGTGGATCTGGCAGCGGAAGTGGACTAAGTGGATATGGTGGAAACGGTGGTCTGTGGGGCAACAGTTACGGTGGACTATATGGAAACAGCCCATTCTCAATTTGGAGGAGGTTCACTGCGCCCCTCATGTTGTCAAGCGGAAGCGGTGGCTCCTGGGGCAACATCTACAATGGCTACGGAAGCAGCCCCTTCTCATACTGGAGTACTCCAGTCTACGTATTGGGGTTGTTTTCTGTGCCACGCGGAGGAAGTCCAGGAGTGACTGGACAATGGGGTTTGCCCAGAGCAGGTTCACCGCTGACATGGTTTACGTGGGGTAATCCCAGGGACATAATTTCTGCGCGCACGCCTTCGGTATTTCAGGGACCTAGTGGGAGTGGTGCATTCCCACGGCCATGGGGAAGAACCAGTGCTCCACAGGGTGGCTTGTATGGCGTGCCTGGTGGAATAATTGGAACTGGAGGGTATGGTCAACAATGGGGCCAAGGTGGACAAGGCGATTCAGAGGTCCAAAATGAACCGCAAGGGGGACTCAGCGGACTTGGAGGATTCAGCGGACTGTTCGGAAGCGGTCGCCAAAGCGGTTACGGCAGGCCGAACGGTCAGCAAAGAGGTTTCAGCGGATTTGGAGGACTAGGCGGACTGTCGGTCTATGGCGGCCAAAGCGGAATGGGTGGGCTGCGCGGACAGCAAGGAGAACTTGGTGGAAGTGGAGGACTGGGCGGAATGTCAGGCGATTTCGGAGAAAGTGATTACGATGGCCTTTCCGGTCAAGGCAGTTCGGGAGGTGTCGGTAGTGGACTATTTGGCTGGGGCAGCCGAAGTGGCGGTTTAGGATCTAGTGGAAGCGGAAGCTACGGCAGGCAACGCGGCCTCGGTGGTAGCAGCGGTGGACGAGGAGGATTAGGCGGATTGGGAAGCTCTGGTCAGAGTTGGTCAAGCAGCGTCGGTAGCGATAACGGCTGGGGTCCTAGCAGCCAAGGGAGCAGTTTCGGTAGCAGCAGTGGTCTCTCAGGAAGGAACAATCAAGGGAGTGGATATACGTGGCTCTTTTCTGGCCTAGGTGGCCGTCAAGGCTCAGCTGGTCAACTAGGCAGCGTCGGAAGTGGATTCGGTGGACTGGGCGGTTTCGGCGGTTCCAGCGAATGTTGGCTGAGCCGTGCCACTGGCCTGTCCCAAAGGCAATTGCTGCGTCTTtacagaaaatatagaaaaagtGGTGCCAGAGGCACATTTACAGAATACCTCAGGAGACGTGGATACCTCGGTGGCTTCATTGGAGGTCCCTCATTTGGCGGTAGACAAGGCAGTGGAGGGCGACGGGGAGATGGCAGCAGTTTCTGGTATTGGAGTTCCGAGCCTACATACCGATACACTTGGGGAATACCTCTGGGCACCTCTGGATCATCACAAGGAAGTAGCTCTGGCAGAAGCTCCTTTGGTGGACTCAGTGGATTGCCAAGCATTGGATACGGCAGTTCGAGCAGTGGTGTGGGAGGAAGTGTTGGCGGTAGTAACAGCTGGAATTCAGGTGCCGGCAGCGGTGGGCAGCAGCAGGGAGAAGATGGTCAGCAGAAGGTGCTTTTGAAATAA
- the LOC135921425 gene encoding PE-PGRS family protein PE_PGRS47-like, with amino-acid sequence MKFLSLTAVVVGLLSRQVIGGQQFSSFSKEFGTGSLGGGFGGSSLSSGSGFGGGYGSGYGSGSGSGSGLSGYGGNGGLWGNTYGGLYGSSPFSIWRRLTAPLMLSSGSGGSWGNIYDGYGSSPFAYWSSPVYVLRLFSVPHGGSPGVTGQWGLPRVGSPLTWFTWGNPRDIISARTPWGFQGPSGSGAFPRPWGRTSAPQGGLYGVPGGIIGTGGYGQQWGQGGQGDSDNQNEPQGGLSGRGGFGGLFGSGRQSGYGRPNGQQGGFSGFGGLGGLSVYGGQSGMGGLRGQQELGGSGGLGGMSGDFGESDYDGLSGQGSSGGVGSGLFGWGSRSGGLGSSGSGSYGRQRGLGGSSGGRGGLGGLGSSGQSWSSSVGSDNGWGPSSQGSSFGSSSGLSERNNQGSGYTWLFSGLGGRQGSAGQLGSVGSGLGGVGGLDGSSQSWLSRATGLSQRQLLRLYRLYRKSGIRCTFIEYLRRRGYLSGFIGGPSVGGRQGTGGRRGDGSTFWYWSSPRTYQFTWGTPLGGAGPSQGSSSGRSSYGGLGGLSRAGYSGSNSGLGGTSGGSNSWTSGGAGSGNQQQQDQGQQQEKVF; translated from the exons ATGAAGTTCCTGAGTCTCACTGCCGTGGTCGTCGGCCTCCTGA GTCGCCAGGTCATCGGAGGCCAGCagttttcaagcttttcaaaagaATTCGGTACCGGTTCGTTGGGAGGAGGGTTTGGAGGAAGCTCACTGAGCAGTGGAAGTGGCTTCGGCGGTGGATACGGCAGCGGATATGGCAGTGGATCTGGCAGCGGAAGTGGACTGAGCGGATATGGTGGAAATGGCGGTCTCTGGGGCAACACTTACGGTGGACTATATGGAAGCAGCCCTTTCTCAATTTGGAGGAGGCTGACTGCGCCCCTTATGTTGTCAAGCGGAAGCGGTGGCTCCTGGGGCAACATCTACGATGGCTACGGAAGCAGCCCCTTCGCATACTGGAGTAGTCCAGTCTACGTATTGAGGTTGTTTTCTGTGCCGCACGGAGGAAGTCCAGGAGTGACTGGACAGTGGGGATTGCCCAGAGTAGGTTCGCCGCTGACGTGGTTTACGTGGGGTAATCCCAGGGACATAATTTCTGCGCGCACGCCTTGGGGATTTCAGGGACCTAGTGGGAGTGGTGCATTCCCACGGCCATGGGGAAGAACCAGTGCTCCACAGGGTGGCTTGTATGGCGTGCCTGGTGGAATAATTGGAACTGGAGGGTATGGTCAACAATGGGGCCAAGGCGGACAAGGCGATTCAGACAACCAAAATGAACCGCAAGGGGGACTCAGCGGACGTGGAGGATTCGGCGGACTGTTCGGAAGCGGTCGCCAAAGCGGTTACGGCAGGCCGAACGGTCAGCAAGGAGGTTTCAGCGGATTTGGAGGACTAGGTGGACTGTCGGTCTATGGCGGCCAAAGCGGAATGGGTGGGCTGCGCGGACAGCAAGAACTTGGTGGAAGTGGAGGACTGGGCGGAATGTCAGGCGATTTCGGAGAAAGTGATTACGATGGCCTTTCCGGTCAAGGCAGTTCGGGAGGTGTCGGTAGTGGACTATTTGGCTGGGGCAGCCGAAGTGGCGGTTTAGGATCTAGTGGAAGCGGAAGCTACGGCAGGCAACGCGGCCTCGGTGGTAGCAGCGGTGGACGAGGAGGATTAGGCGGATTGGGAAGCTCTGGTCAGAGTTGGTCAAGCAGCGTCGGCAGCGATAACGGCTGGGGTCCTAGCAGCCAAGGGAGCAGTTTCGGTAGCAGCAGTGGTCTCTCAGAAAGGAACAATCAAGGGAGTGGATATACGTGGCTTTTTTCTGGCCTAGGTGGCCGTCAAGGCTCAGCTGGTCAACTAGGCAGCGTCGGAAGTGGACTCGGTGGAGTGGGCGGTTTGGACGGTTCCAGCCAAAGTTGGCTGAGCCGTGCCACTGGCCTTTCGCAAAGACAACTGCTGCGTCTTTACAGACTGTATAGAAAAAGCGGTATCAGATGCACATTTATAGAATACCTCAGGCGACGTGGATACCTCAGTGGCTTCATTGGAGGTCCCTCAGTTGGCGGTAGGCAAGGCACTGGAGGGCGACGAGGAGATGGCAGCACTTTCTGGTATTGGAGCTCCCCACGAACATACCAATTCACTTGGGGAACACCTTTGGGTGGCGCTGGACCATCACAAGGAAGTAGCTCTGGCAGAAGCTCCTATGGTGGACTCGGTGGATTGTCAAGGGCTGGATACAGCGGATCGAACAGCGGTTTGGGAGGAACTTCTGGCGGCAGTAACAGCTGGACTTCAGGAGGTGCGGGCAGCGGTAACCAGCAGCAGCAGGACCAGGGACAGCAGCAGGAGAAGGTGTTTTAG